One Papio anubis isolate 15944 chromosome 18, Panubis1.0, whole genome shotgun sequence genomic window, TCTACCTGGTGTCAGTTTTGTGTCCATATCTTAGCTCACCCCTACCTTTGTCCCCCACTCTGCTGCTagagactgtgagctccttgagggcagggcccAGGTCTGATTCCTCCCCTCCCAGTGCCCAGCTCAGAAACAGTGCTTAGGATGCTGGCCAGTGAGTacacctgggggaagaggctggACTAGGCTTTCAGTCCCTCTGCCTGGGGCTTCTGGCTGCTTCATCAACTTCCAACATCCCAAAAATCAGAGAGGAGGTCAAGGGATTGGATGAGAGGCTCCAAGCGCTCCTTAGCCCGCTGTGCAGGAAGAAGCGAGTGTTTCCTGGCTATGGGTGAACTTCCTGGCCAGCATTAAACAATACAGCATCCCGCCCCCTGTGCGGGGCTGTCTGTCTCCCTCGGCACTTCCAGAAGGTCTCAGTGTGGTGCTAGAGTATCTAACACTTCCTGATTTGCAGATCATCATTCCCTTTTCTTGTTAACAAAGAgcagtgccgggcgcggtggctcatgcctgtaattcccacactttgggaggctgaggcaggcagatcacctgaggtcgggagttcgagaccagcctggtcagcatggtgaaaccctgtctctactaaaaatacaaacattagccgggcgtggtggcaggcgcctgtaatcccagctactcgggaagctgaggcaggagaatcgattgaacctgggaggcggaggttgcagtgagcagagatcatgccattgtaccccagcctgggcaacagagcgagactccatctcaaaacaaaacaaaacacaacacaacaaacaaaaaaaacacagctGAGTTTTAGGTCAATGCTTCCAGCAGGGAACAGAATTTAGATCTTAACAATTTtgtttacattatatttattttcatcttttgccTTCTATTGATGGCAAAAGAGACTGATTTTCCATTTACAGAAGTGATACAAAAAAAGAGTCCTGttacaataattttaataagtgaataatgagccaatttaaagaaaaatataaagcaaataatagTACAGGTGGTAAACTAATATGGCAAAATTACTAATATTCAAGGCTGAagtttggccgggcatggtggctcatgtaatcccaacactctgggactTGGGGATGAGtggctctcttgagcccaggaattcaagaccagcctgggcaacacagcaagaccctgtctctaaaaaaaaaaaaaaaaaaaaagccaggtgtggtggtacatgcctgtagttacacccattggggagactgaggtgggaggatcactgaagcccaggagttcaaggttgcagtgagctgagattgtgccactgtattccagcctgggcaacagagtgagaccctgtttcaaaaaaaaaaaaaaagtggccgggtgcagtgctcatgcctgtaatcctagcgttttgggaggctaaggctgctggatcacttgagcctaggagttggaaaCCTGCCCGGGAagtatggtgagaccctgtctctacaaaaaaatccaaacattagctgggtgtggtggtatgtacctgtagtcccagctattctagaggttgaggtgggaggattgcttgagcctaggagatccaggctgcagtgagttgagattgcatcactgcactccagcctgggtgacagagttgagattctgtctcaaaaaaaaaaaaaaaaaaaaaagtgaagtttgAAAAATTAGACCTCCAGGGAAATGGAAACTACATCTGCTGCTCACCCACCTGCCTCTCCTAAAGGGAAGATCGGGTACTTGGGGTCCCATTTCTATGGGGTGGAGCATTATAAGTAAGCCTAGCTTGTGGCAAATCTGTCTCTCTGGACACTCCAGCAAGCTGGAAGGGACGATGATCAGAGGGCACAGTTTGGGAGCTGCCCTGCTCTGGGACTCCTCTCCACATTGGATGAAACTCAGTTCTCCCTGGCCATGGCGTTCCTCACCATGGAGTGGTGAGGGTCCTAAGCTGAGGCATGTGCagatggaggaggaggggcagggagccTGTGGGTTTTCTCTGATTCCAGGTCCCCACTCCAGCAAGACAGCGCCACTCCAGCTTGGCCCAGCACAGTTCCTCCTTGCACTTTGGGGGTCAAAGCCGCAGTTCATTTGAAACAAAATGTTCCTCTGCCTGGTCTGGTCCTCTCTTTGTGTATTTTCCTAGAGGACCTCACAGTGGGTGAGTGGCCAAGGAGAACAGGATTTGTGCCTCTGGGAAACTGGATTCCTGTCATCTCCTGCCAGCTGTCATCGCCACACCGAGGCTGTTCAGCACCGCGGGACCCTTTCTCTTTGGTATTGGCGGCTTCGGTAAATACTGAGggaaggtggaggtggtggtCGATGCCTTTTCCTGCCTATCTGGTACCTTGGGTTCTTTATCTTGATGCGATCTTGAAGGCTTCTGGCCTGGTGTTGGCTCCACCCCCAGGTCTCTGAACCACAGCCGAGGCAGCTGAGCAGAGGCACTGCTCGGCTTCCCCTAGTCCACACAGCCTGGCCACCACCCCGACCTGGGGAGGGGGACTCCGGTGGAAGGGGCCTGGGAGGGGCATCTTCCCTGGGGCAGTCTCAGTCCTAATGCTGGATGCTGGGGTCCCTGGTCCCACTGAGGCAGGGCCTTCCTCAGGGGTCTCTGGGGAACCCTGGGAATTCAGAACCCCACACTGGTCCGGCCTTCACGCCTCCAGAAAGCTGAGATCTGCTCCAAAGTGACCCGTGGCTGGAGGCCCCACTCGGGATCCGGGCTCCGTGGCCGCTGCCTCCTGGCCTGGGGGCTCCCAAACTGGGCTCTGGCCTCTGGCCTCTGCTCGGGTTCAGCCCAGCTCACCAGGCCCGTGCCGGGGGGCCTCCCCTCCCAGGGCTGGGGCCCCCAGAAGGTGCTCCGGGCTGGGACCTCCAGTGGAGTCTGGGGGCCCAAGGAGCTGGGAGCAGAATTTGGGGCTGAGGGGGCATGTGGGGCAGTTGCTCGGGCCTCCAAGACGCCCACCGGGGTGGGAGGCTCAGGGGCCTGGTCTGTCAGCAGGGGGACCGCAGAGCCGTACCAGTCCTCAGAGCGCTCTCGGGGGGTGCCCATGGGCTCAATCCACAACTCTCCTCCTGGGCGCCACACCAGGGTGGGTGCATGGTGGCTGGGGTCTGGGCGGAGAGCCCGGCGGAACAGGCGTTCAGCCAACACAGCGGTGGTGAGGATGAAGAGCGCAGCCAGGGTGGCCAGGGCCAGCATGATGGGGATGCAGGGCCCACAGGGCAGTGAGGGCCATGGGGCTGCCTCCCACGTGGGGGGCCCCTCCATGCGCCCAGAAGGCGGCTCTGGAGTCGACGGCATCTGGGAGACATGGGGCGAGAAGAGGAAGTAAATGAGGCAGAGGGGGCACAACCAAGATGAGAGAGAGGCAGCAGGTGTCCAGGAAAGCCTGGGAGAGGGGCTGGGCTcgggggctcatgcctggaatcctagcactttgagaggccgaggcaggatgatcgcttgagcccaggagttcaagaccagcctggacacacagtgaaacctcatcgctataaataatttaaaaactagctgggcatggtggctcacacctgtagtcccagctacacaggaagctgaggtgggaggattacttgagcccaggagttcgaggctgcagtgagcccagattgcaccactgtcctccagcctgggtgacagagcaagaccctttctcaaaaaagaaaaagaacattctgGAGAGACAGAGGAGCAAGGGGGACCAGAAAGGGTAAGCGTGAGCCAGGTGGGGCAGGAGGACAGGCTGCCTACCTATGCGCACAGCCAGGCCCTCTTGCCCAGCTCTCCGGGCCTTTCCAGAAGCCCCATTTCCCTCCCGGACCCCAGGGTGCCTCAGACCAGAAAGGTCTTGAGGGCCTCTTTCCTCCCCACTCGGCCCCCTCAAGTCTTGCTTAGGCCTAGAGAGGAAGTGGTGGGTGAAGAAATAAGAACCTCCCCTCCGACCGGCTCCCCTGTGTGTGTCTCCCCTACCGCCTCCCGCCGGCCACCTCTGCTGGCCCCTTGGGGCTCCTTCGCCCCTCACCAGTCTCCTTGGACTTGATCTTGTTCTCATAGACTCCGTGGAATCGCGGAATCTGCTGCCGGGCCAGGCCAGGCCTCCGGAGGCGCCTCTGCACCCCTCCCAGGTTCCCCAGCTTTGCCCAGGCTCtggcctgtctctctctcttgttcgTCTCTGCAcacctctctctgtcccccacaTCCTCCATCTGCAGGGGCCTCCTGCACCCCTCAACTCACCTTGGGTCAGTCCCTGGGCGCCTCTCCCTCCTAGAGCCACTCTTCCTGGTGCCGGACTAAGAGATGCAGGCTCGGAAGGTGCAGGGCAGTCTGCCTTTCAGACATAGAGGCCGGGCCTCGGATGAAGGCGGAAGGGAGGGCACCGCCTGTTGCTGGGCAACTGTGCCCCAACTCGCCTGCCCCCGGGGAGTGTTTGTTTCCAAAGCAACCCAAGGGGATGTGGTCACTGCGGTGAGGAGGCTTTTCCTGGGGTAAGGTGGGGCTGGAATGGGCAATGGCTCTGTTGAACTTAGTGTCACCCCATAGCCAGGCCCTGGGCCCCAGAACATTCACCCAGAAGCTGAAAAAGAGGACGCaggggctaggcacagtggctcacccctgtaatcccagcattttgagaggtcaaggtgggcaggtcacctgaggtcaggagttcgagaccagcctgccaacatggcgaaaccccatctctactgaaaaatacaaaaattagccggatgtggtgatgggcacctgtaatcccagctgctcgggaggctgaggcagggagaatcacttgaacctgggactcagaggttgcagtgagctgagatcgtgccaccacactccagcctggttgacagagcgagactccatcttaaaaagaaagaaaaagaaataggacacAAGTAATCTAGCCCGTACATTCCTAGAGAACCATGGTGCCTCCCCCTGCTCCTCCTGGGAAGATGCCCCACCCCATCCTGCCTTGTCCTATCCACGGTGCCTCCCCAGATCTGCTCCTGCCATCCAGCCCCCACAGGCACCCCCTGCTTGACCAACTTgcttcacacttttttttttaatttttttttttttttgatagagatgggctcccgctatgttgcccaagctggtctcaagctcctggcctcaagatatcctcctgcctccgtctcccaaagtgctgcgattataggtgtgagctaccacactggCTCCTGCCTCATACTTTTAATTAACataagtctctctctcttcagACCATTTAGCCCCCGTTCTGGTTGGAAAATATCAGTGAGGTGAGGCTTGGGTAACAAAAATGTCAGGCCTCTGGGAGGAGTCCAGGGTGTAAAAACAGGCGTGGGCTTGTTTCCAAAACACTGACTAGCCTCATGTCTGTCCCTCTTTCctggggctgagggtgggaggagtcTAGAGCAGAGTGTGACGAGATGTCATCAGGCTTTGGAGTCCAGGAGACTTTCTGAGATTCTCTAGTTTGACTCACTTATCCACAGATGACAAAGTTAAGGCCTAAAGAAAGCAGATGACATGACCAAAGTGGCATGACCAATGTATGTGTGGGTCAGCATGTGGCGGCCGGGGTGGTGGAAGAATAGTTAGAAATCCctgggctgggcgaggtggctcatacctgtaatcccagcactttggtgggcagatcacctgaggtcaagagtttgagaccagcctggccaacatggcaaaaccctgtctctactaaaaatacaaaaattaggccgggcgcggtggctcaagcctgtaatcccagcactttgggaggccgagacgggcggatcacgaggtcaggagatcgagaccatcctggctaacacggtgaaaccccgtctctattaagaaatacaaaaaaaaaaactagccgggcgaggtggcgggcgcctgtagtcccagctactcgggaggctgaggccggagaatggcgtgaacccgggaggcggagcttgcagtgagctgagatcccgccactgcgctccagcctgggggacagactgagactccatctcaaaaaaaaaaaaaaaaaaaaaaaaaaaatacaaaaattagtcaggcgtggtggcacgtgcctgtaatcccagctactcaggaggctgaggcaagagaatcgcctgaacctgttgcagtgagccgagatcgtgccattccactccagcctgggcaacagagcgagactccatctcaaaataaataaaacaaatgaatgaaaagacatTATCAGTCAGACTGCCCCGTCCTGGTGATTTTGAGCCGtggtgggaggaggtggagatggAGAGTTCGGgggaaaccacctttgcaaaattaggACTGAGActgtgaaagagatctaacttaaccgacaccatcttgcttctaacctccaagctgtctttgtttattcctgggcgtaggctgaactaactttgggagaaacttagtttgtagtttatagtttaaacaaagacagtaacagccctttcccaaagcagacctccttcttgcctggggactagactaaCATCAGCCATtggattagaaattatggtttaggagtcatgcagctgcaGGCTAAAAGATTCTGACCGTCCCTACTGCTCCTaaaatcagtgcttgagatattttgcagaccctgcacttgatggatcagctggcaccgcccagatcaataaactggctcatctggtcttgtggcccccacccagaacTGACTCTGCAAGAAGACAGCTCCGACTCtccatgatttcatctctgaccagtCAGCATTCCCAGCTCACTGGCTCCCTGCCCACGCACCAAGttggcagtggctcacgcctgtaatcccagcactttgggaggccgaggcgggcggatcacaaggtcaggagatcgagaccatactggctaacacagtgaaaccccgtctctactaaaaatacaaaaaattagccaggcatgttggtgggcgcctgtagtcccagctactcaggagactgaggcaggagaatggcgtgaacccgggaggcggagcttgcagtcaaccgagatcgcgccactgcactccagcctgggcgacagagcgagactccgtctcaaaaaaaaaaaaaattttaagaagccaACCAAAAACATTTATGTTCCGCAATTTGTTTCAGTTATTTCTTCTTACTTGGAAATAATCCACACATCTAATGAATATCTAATAGTTAATTTAATAGAACATAATAGAATATTTAAAGTTacatgaaaaatttatttataagaaattatccattacatagtttatttttaacagtttccctagattatttatgaaaactgagaTATTAGGCAAGGATAGTCATTATTTCAAGTTACTTCCCTGTTAATCATTTTTATAGCCTGTGACAATCAGGTGTTCACCTAAGTAAGAAGCTTAAACATATGAGTAATTTCTTGATAACTCAGgagacacagattttttttttttttttttttgaggaggaatctcgctctgtctcccaggctggagtgcagtggagtgcagctcactgcaacctctgcctcccaggttcaagcaattctcctgcctcagcctcctgagtagctgggattacaggtgcacatcacctgtatttttagtagagatgcggtttcactatgttggtctcaaactcctgaccttgtgatccacccgcctcagcctcccaaagtgctgggattataggcgtgagtcaccatgccttgcctcactttttcttttaattaatttttaaaaaagtttttttagacagagtctcgctctgttgcccaggctgaagtgcagtggctcgatctcagctcactgcaatctccgcctcctgggttcaggtgattctcctgcctcagcctcacaagtagctgggattacaggtgcgcaccaccatgcctgtctatttatttatttatttatttatttatttatttttgagacagagtcttgctctattgcccagtctggagtacaatggcatgatctcggctcactacaacctctgccttccaagttcaagtgattcttctgcctcagcctcccaagtagctgggattacaggcacccgctaccatgcccagctaatgtttgtatttttggtagagatggggttttgccatgttggtcaggctggtcttgaactcctcacctcaggtgatctacccgcctcggcctccgaaagtgctgggactacaggtgtgagccaccatgcccagccattttaatttaaatagagatggggtctcgctatgttccccaggctggtctcaaactccaggcctggAGCagacctcccacctcagtgtcttgaagttctgggattataggcataagccaccatacctagcctaatccaaacactttgggaggcaagaggattgcttgaggatagtagttcaagaccaacctgggcaatacaataagactccatctccaccaaaaaaaaaaaaaaaggccgggcgcggtggctcaagcctgtaatcccagcactttgggaggccgagacgggcggatcacgaggtcaggagatcgagaccatcctggctaacacggtgaaaccccgtctctactaaaaaatacaaaaaactagccaggtgaagtggcgggcgcctgtggtcccagctactcgggaggctgaggcaggagaatggcgtgaacccgggaggcggagcttgcagtgagctgagatccggccaccgcactccagcctgggcgacagagccagactcagtctcaaaaaaaaaaaaaaaaattagctgggcatggttccatgtgcctgtagtcctagctactcaagaggctgaggcagaggataacttgagcccaggagttcgaggttacaatGAGTTATATCATGCTacctggacagcagagcaagaccttatctctaacaacaacaaaaaattatacaaacacaggtcattttgtttgaaatttgaTTTATAGTCTTATAACCCGTGTGTCAGACCCTGAAACCTTAAAACATCTAGTGGAGATAAATATAAAACTGTCTGACCAGTGAACCCAAGCAAAAATGTATGatgacaattctgaagacatttctatttttattttaccaatact contains:
- the C18H16orf54 gene encoding transmembrane protein C16orf54 homolog; this translates as MPSTPEPPSGRMEGPPTWEAAPWPSLPCGPCIPIMLALATLAALFILTTAVLAERLFRRALRPDPSHHAPTLVWRPGGELWIEPMGTPRERSEDWYGSAVPLLTDQAPEPPTPVGVLEARATAPHAPSAPNSAPSSLGPQTPLEVPARSTFWGPQPWEGRPPGTGLVSWAEPEQRPEARAQFGSPQARRQRPRSPDPEWGLQPRVTLEQISAFWRREGRTSVGF